In Glycine soja cultivar W05 chromosome 10, ASM419377v2, whole genome shotgun sequence, the genomic stretch TTGAACCCTCTTTCCAACGCCGGCGGTGTGATAATCAGCGCTTCCGCCATGCAGTTCAGCAACTCCGGCATGTTAAACACTTCCTCTTCATCCCAAAAGAACCTTCCTTGGGACGAAAACTCCGAAGAATCATCGTCCAAAGAGAAGCTTCCGGAGCCTGATCCCTCCCTTTGGAGTTGTTGAGACTCTACACAAGAAAAATGCTTCTCCGCCGCCTGCGTCGCCGCAAACTGAATGGCCCTAACGGAACACGTCCGCGAGTTAAGGCGGGGAAACGAGGTGGCGGCGTTCGGGAAGTTTAAGGAAGCACTGTCGCCCTTGAAAGCCAAGGCGGCAACATCGTACGCTATAGCAGCCATGTCGGGGTGCGGGAATGTTCCGAGCCACACCCGCGCGTTTTTGTTGTTAGGTTGTCGCAGCTCGCTTACCCACTTCCCGTTCCTCTGCCTCACTCCCTTGTACACCGGGTGTCGTGTCTCGTGGAACTTCTTCCTCCCTGCCCTCCGCTTCTGCATTTTCTTCTGTGTTTTAACTTATTTAGGCTTGGGGCGAGTGGTTACCAAAAACAAATGTCTCCTAAGATCATGTATGAGGATAAATATATCCAATTCAATGGACTAAAAATCCCAATATCGCAAATCTAATCACTTAGACTGATGCCAGGGATTAAGCTGAAGTTTTAGTACATGCTGGAGTGTTTTGATGAGGGTGATTTTATATGgtgagaaaata encodes the following:
- the LOC114370810 gene encoding dehydration-responsive element-binding protein 1B-like, whose product is MQKRRAGRKKFHETRHPVYKGVRQRNGKWVSELRQPNNKNARVWLGTFPHPDMAAIAYDVAALAFKGDSASLNFPNAATSFPRLNSRTCSVRAIQFAATQAAEKHFSCVESQQLQREGSGSGSFSLDDDSSEFSSQGRFFWDEEEVFNMPELLNCMAEALIITPPALERGFNWVGGETTVDLTLW